In Panicum virgatum strain AP13 chromosome 5K, P.virgatum_v5, whole genome shotgun sequence, the genomic window AATTATTCCTGGAGGTCACAAGATCACAGCAAGGCAACGATGGCAACCTACACCGATGCAGCTGCAGATCCTTGAGAACATATTTGACCAAGGCAATGGAACGCCAAGCAAGCAAAAGATAAAGGAGATAACAGCAGAGCTCTCACACCATGGCCAGATCTCTGAGACAAATGTCTACAACTGGTTTCAGAACAGACGGGCACGGTCGAAGCGGAagcaggctgctgctgctttacCTAATAATAACGCTGAATCTGAAGCTGAAGTGGATGAGGAGGCCCTAACCGACAAGAAGCCGAAGTCAGATAGGCTGCTCCATGATGACAAGGCTATGAGTGTTCACAATGCTGAGCGGATCTCAGGGATGCACCACTTTGATGCAGATCATGATCAAATCAGTGGCATGATGTATGGATCCAGTGAAAACAGCATGAGATCGTCTGGCAATTCAGGCCAGATGTCCTTCTACGAGAACATCATGTCGAATTCAAGTACCTACTCTGTCACTACTAAATTAGGCGGCGCCAAATTGCAAAAGATTTACTGAAGTTGATGCTGTCTTTGCAGGAATCGACCATTTCCCAGGGAAGATGGAGAGCTCCCGGAGCTTCTCACATCTCCAGCACGGGGATGGCTTCGACATGTTTGGATGACATCTCTCTGCACCGAGTTACCCTGTAAAAAGTGTTTGTTGACAGCATTCGCCCAATTCGCTGACATGAAAGTTCATCCCTGAGCGACTCTGTGTTGCTTGCCCTGGTCTGGTTTAACCAACCCCCAGATGGAAGCTCGCTCTCGTGGCATCGACTTGTTGGAATAGGTGTAAGAAGTTGATATATAGTATTTGCCCGTAGTCTATCATACGCGCAATTATCTTCATGTAATCCCTCCACGTTTGCAAATTTTAGCATGAGACCGTCGTATGCTATGCAGCAGCTTTTTGTCGCGCTTGCCTTTTGCTCAGTTGCATCACAGAAATGTGGATACTGGTTACTGGCGAAGCGACGCTCCTGGAGCTAGGCACCACAGGCATGAGTGTCATCACTAGTTCAGTACATATATCTTCCGTGACGAAAGCGGCAGGCGCCGGCGTCCGGGTCCCCGCCGGTCGCCGGTGTTGACGCGGGAGCAGCGTCCAGATCTGAAAATATCAGGGCGTAATTGGTGAAAATATTCGGATCACGATTGTTCATCGCGATCCAAACTAGGAGGCAAATGAAAAAAATCGGATCGCGATTCAGAGAATtaaatgaaactcggtgcaaattaCAAATATCCGTTTTGCGATTATTCATAGCGATCCCAAAATAGTTGATGCGAAAAAAAATTCAACCACCCTTCCCCCATCCTTCTCCTTCCCGGCGATCCTATCGACGCAGAGGCGAAGCTCCGGCGATCCCCCACGGCGGAGCACACAAGATCGGCGAAGCTCCTGGAACTAGGCGTCCCTACCTGGGCTCCGATGCAGCAGCGTCCAGAGGCTAGCCATAAACTCTACTGCCCGTCTGCTCTTCCAGAGATGAGAAGAAAGAATTGCCATGCGCTTCGCTCGGGCTGCTTTCAATCGCAAGGTCCGCCACTGGCTGCATGGATGCTAGTTTCATTCCTGCCCCAGCGGCCGATTTGCTGAAAGCAGCAATCGCAATCTGGTCGTCTACTCGCCTGGGCccgtgaggagtgacaatgggaCGGCACGCTGCCATGGGCGCCGGCCGGGCACGCGCAGAAGACGCTCGACCAAATGCCACAGCGACATCAACCCAAGATTCCCGTCCACATCCAGTGTACGTAACTGATGAGTTACATCAGTATATATACATCCCTCGCCTGCATTTTTACCACTACTACAA contains:
- the LOC120708478 gene encoding WUSCHEL-related homeobox 8-like, whose product is MEWGDRAKAAAAADERAGGGEGLGGFVKVMTDEQMEVLRKQISIYATICEQLVEMHRTLTEHQDSIAGMRFSNMYCDPLIIPGGHKITARQRWQPTPMQLQILENIFDQGNGTPSKQKIKEITAELSHHGQISETNVYNWFQNRRARSKRKQAAAALPNNNAESEAEVDEEALTDKKPKSDRLLHDDKAMSVHNAERISGMHHFDADHDQISGMMYGSSENSMRSSGNSGQMSFYENIMSNSRIDHFPGKMESSRSFSHLQHGDGFDMFG